Within Streptomyces antibioticus, the genomic segment GTTCTCGATGATCACCGAGACGGCCTTGTCGGCGCCGATCAGGTTCGGCAGGATCGTGCAGCCGCCCCAGCCGGGCACCAGACCGAGGAAGACCTCGGGCAGCGAGAACGCGGGCAGCGCCTTGGAGACGGTGCGGTACGAGCAGTGCAGACCGACCTCGACACCGCCGCCCATCGCCGCGCCGTTGTAGTAGGCGAAGGTGGGCACGGCCAGCGCCGCGAGGCGCTTGAAGACCTCGTGGCCGCCCTTGCCGATGGCCAGCGCGTCCTTGTGCTCCTTCAGCAGCTCGACACCCTTGAGGTCGGCGCCGACGGCGAAGATGAACGGCTTGCCGGTGATGCCCGCGCCCACGATCTCGCCGGCCGCGGCCTCCGCCTCGACGCGGTCGATCGCGGCGTCGAGGTTGGCCAGGGACTGCGGGCCGAAGGTGGTCGGCTTGGTGTGGTCGAAGCCGTTGTCGAGGGTGATCAGGGCGAAGCGCCCCGCCCCGAACGGCAGGTCCAGGTGGCGTACGTGCGCCTGGGTCACGACCTCGTCGGGGAACAGCTCGGCCGCGCCCTTGAGCAGTTCGGTGGTGGTGCTCACTTGTCCCCCTCGAAGTGCGGGTTCTCCCAGATGACCGTGGCGCCCATGCCGAAGCCGACGCACATGGTGGTCAGGCCGTAGCGGACCTGCGGCTGCTCCTCGAACTGCCGGGCGAGCTGCGTCATCAGACGCACGCCGGAGGAGGCCAGCGGGTGACCGAAGGCGATGGCGCCGCCGTACTGGTTGACGCGCGCGTCGTCGTCAGCGATGCCGTAGTGGTCGAGGAAGGCCAGCACCTGGACGGCGAAGGCCTCGTTGATCTCGAACAGACCGATGTCGGAGATCGACAGACCCGCCTGCGCGAGCGCCTTCTCCGTGGCCGGGATCGGGCCGTAGCCCATGACCTCCGGCTCCACGCCCGCGAAGGCGTAGGAGACCAGGCGCATCTTGACCGGCAGGCCGTTCTCGCGCGCGAAGTCCTCGGACGCGATCAGGGAGGCGGTCGCGCCGTCGTTCAGACCGGCCGCGTTGCCCGCGGTGACCCGGCCGTGGACCCGGAAGGGGGTCTTGAGGCCGGAGAGGTTCTCCAGGGTGGTGCCCGGGCGCATCGGCTCGTCGGCGGTGACCAGGCCCCAGCCCGTCTCACCGGCCTCCGGGTTGGTGCGGCGCACCGAGACCGGCACCAGGTCGGCCTGGATCTTGCCGTCGGCGTACGCCTTGGCGGCCTTCTCCTGGGAGCGCACCGCGTACTCGTCCGCGCGCAGCTTGGTGATCTGCGGGTAGCGGTCGTGCAGGTTCTCGGCGGTCATGCCCATGAACAGGGCGGACTCGTCGACCAGCTTCTCGCTGACGAAGCGCGGGTTGGGGTCCACGCCCTCGCCCATCGGGTGCCGGCCCATGTGCTCGACACCGCCGGCCACGGCGACGTCGTACGCGCCGAAGGCCACGGAACCGGCGACCGCGGTGACGGCGGTCAGGGCGCCGGCGCACATGCGGTCGATGGAGTAGCCGGGCACGGAGGTCGGCAGACCGGCCAGGATGCCGGCGGTGCGGCCGAGGGTCAGGCCCTGGTCACCGATCTGCGTGGTCGCGGCGATGGCGACCTCGTCGATCTTCTTGGGGTCGAGACCGGGGTTGCGGCGCAGCAGCTCCCGGATCGCCTTCACGACGAGGTCGTCGGCGCGGGTCTCGTGGTAGATGCCCTTCGGGCCCGCCTTGCCGAACGGGGTGCGGACGCCGTCGACGAAGACGACGTCCCTGACGGTACGAGGCACGATGGCTCTCCTCCAGGGTGCGGGATGGCACTGCTGCGGCGCGCAGAGCTGAGCGCGCGCTCAGCGCCCATGCTACTTGTGGGTAACGTAGCTGCCCAGCCCCGGAGCCCCAAGCGGCGAAGGTCACACCACCGACGTAACGCCGGACCGACGGGAGCGGGCACCCACCCAAGATCTTGGCGCGATCTCGACGGCCGTCCGCACAGGCGCACCGCCGCGCCGGACGCCCTGCCTCTGCCGTCCCGGCGCGACCGGCGGCTCGGCGCCAACCCTTCCGGCGAGCCCGCGCCCCGTTGTTTTCGCCGTACCCGATCCCGCGGGTCACGGGGCCGGGGGAGCCCAGGGGGCGCCGAGCCCGGTGAGGGTGGCGGGGTCCGACTCCTGGCAGGGCGGCCGCGTCGGCGCGGGTATGTCGCCGTGCCCGGTGCTGCCGTACAGGCCCCCCGGGGCGGTCAGTCGGTCAGGGCCGCTGCCAGTGCCGGGGCCACCTGGTCCACCTGCCAGGGGCGGGCGCCGAGGGTGGTGAGGGCCGTGGCGACCGAGTCGGGGTCGGCCGGCTGCGGTGGCTCCCAGCAGACGCGGCGGACGGCGTCCGGGGCGATCAGGTTCTCCTGGGGCATGTTCAGCTTCTCGGCCAGCTTGGAGACGGCCGTGCGGGCCGCGCTGAGCCGGGCGGCGGCCGCCGGGTCCTTGTCGGCCCAGGCCCGCGGCGGCGGCGGTCCCGCCACCGGCTGGCCCGGCTGCGGCAACTGGGCCTCGCTGAGCGACTTGGCCCGGTCGACCGCGGCCTGCCACTGTTCGAGCTGGCGGCGCCCCATCCGGTGGCCGTAGCCGTTCAGCGCGGACAGCGCGTGCACATTGGCCGGCAGGGAGAGCGCGGCCTCGACGATCGCCGCGTCGGACAGCACCTTGCCCGGGGACACGTCCCGCCGCTGGGCGATCCGGTCGCGGGTCTCCCACAGCTCCCGCACCACCCCGAGCTGCCGCCGACGGCGCACCTTGTGCATGCCGGACGTACGGCGCCAGGGGTCCTTGCGGGGCTCCGGCGGCGGGGCCGAGGCGATCGCGTCGAACTCCTGGTGGGCCCACTCCAGCTTGCCCTGCCGGTCCAGCTCCGCCTCCAGCGCGTCCCGCAGGTCGACGAGCAGCTCGACGTCCAGCGCGGCGTACCGCAGCCAGGGCTCGGGGAGGGGGCGGGTCGACCAGTCGACCGCGGAGTGTCCCTTCTCCAGGACGAAGCCGAGGACGCCCTCGACCATGGCGCCCAGACCGACCCGCGGGAACCCGGCCAGCCGTCCGGCCAGCTCGGTGTCGAACAGCCGCGTCGGCACCATGCCTATGCCGCGCAGACAGGGCAGGTCCTGGGTGGCCGCGTGCAGCACCCACTCGACGCCGGACAGGGCCTCGCCGAGCCCGGACAGGTCGGGACAGGCCACGGGGTCGATGAGCGCGCTGCCGGCGCCCTCGCGCCGGAGCTGCACCAGATAGGCGCGCTGTCCGTAGCGGTAGCCGGAGGCCCGCTCGGCGTCCACGGCGACGGGGCCGGAGCCGGCGGCGAACGCGGCGATCACCTCGGCGAGGGAGGCGGCGTCGGCGACGACGGGCGGAATGCCCTCGCGGGGTTCGAGCAGCGGAACGGGTGCGGGGGCCGGCTCGGGCGCCGGCTCGGTCGTGCGCGCCCCGGAAACAGGAGAACCAGTGGATCCGCCGTCGTCCGGAGGGGCGCCTCCGGTGGTTCGCAGTGAACTGGCTGCTGCGGTTTCTTGGGCGTCGGTCACCTGTCAAGGGTATCTGTGTATCGACGGCGCCCGCCGACGGAACGTTCCGCCGACGGGCGCCGCAGGGTCGTAAACCGGTCAACCAGGTCGGTGTGCCCGGTGGGCTCGGTGCTCGGTGGGCTCAGTGGATGATGCCGGTCCGCAGGGCGACCGCCACCATCCCGGCACGGTCGCCCGTGCCGAGCTTGCGGGCGATGCGGGCCAGGTGGCTCTTGACGGTCAGCGCGGACAGGCCCATCGAGACGCCGATGGCCTTGTTGGACTGGCCCTCGGCGACCAGGCGCAGGACCTCGACCTCGCGGCCGGACAGCTCGCGGTAGCCGCCCGGGTGGCTCGGGGCACCCGGGGGGCGGCGGTGGAGGCGGGCCGCGGCCGCGCCGATGGGGGCGGCACCGGGCCGGCTGGGGAGGCCGACGTTGGTGCGGGTGCCGGTGACGACGTAGCCCTTCACCCCGCCCGCGAGGGCGTTGCGGACGGCGCCGATGTCGTCGGCGGCGGAGAGGGCCAGCCCGTTGGGCCAGCCCGCGGCGCGGGTCTCGGACAGGAGGGTGAGGCCCGAACCGTCGGGCAGGTGGACGTCGGCGACGCAGATGTCGCGGGGGTTGCCGATGCGGGGACGAGCCTCCGCGACGGACGAGGCCTCGATGACATCGCGCACACCGAGCGCCCAGAGATGACGGGTGACGGTGGATCGGACACGCGGGTCGGCCACGACCACCATCGCGGTGGGCTTGTTCGGGCGGTAGGCGACCAGGCTTGCGGGCTGCTCGAGGAGAACGGACACCAGGCCTCCTGGGTGGGGGACGGGCCGGCTCGTGGGGGGCTTGTGGGGAGGAAGCCGGGACGAACCGTGCTTTCAAGGTCACAGTCGTCTTCGGCAGCGAACCCGGCGTCCTTTAGAAAATGATCACGATCTAGTGAGTAACAATCCGTGCAATTCGGACACGCGATCGATCATCCGAAGATCGAATCGGTTTGTCTGAGTGCATTACGGGATCGAAAGTGGCCGTATCGACAAAGAGATCGCCCATCGGGGCGGCCGAACGGGTGGGCGGCCCCACCCGAAACCCGAACGTGCCCCTCAGCGCGACTGCGGACCCCGCCGCTGCGGCAGCGTGACCACCGACGCGTCCCCGGGACCGGCCGGCGGCAGCCCCGCCACCTGCGCCAGCAGATCGCACCAGGACGCCAGATGCGCCCCCGTGTCCGGCACCCCGCCCAGCCCCTCGCGGGGCGTCCAGGAGGCCCGGATCTCGATCTGCGAGGCTGCCGGCCGCTCGGCCAGCCCGCCGAAGTAGTGCGAACTGGCCCGGGTGACCGTGCCGCTCGGCTCGCCGTACGTCAGCCCGCGCGCCTGGAGCGCACCGGTCAGCCAGGACCAGCACACCTCCGGCAGCAGCGGGTCCGCCGCCATCTCCGGCTCCAGCTCGGCCCGGACCAGAGTCACCAGGCGGAACGTTCCGCGCCAGGCGTCGTGCCCGTCCGGATCGTGCAGCAGCACCAGCCTGCCGTCGGCCAGATCCTGGTCGCCGTCCACCACCGCCGCCTCCAGCGCGTACGCGAACGGGGCGAGCTTCTTCGGGGCCGGCGTCGGATCGATCTCGATCTGCGGCCGCAGCCGCGCCGCCCGCAGCGCGTCGACCGCCGCCCGGAAGGGCAGCGGCAGCGACCTGCTCCCGTCCCGGTCCGCTCCGTTCGCCCCGTTCCCCCCGTTCGCCTCGTCCATCCCGCCAGCGCCGTCCGACAGTCGTCCCTGAGCCGCAGCCATGCGGGGAAGATTAAGGGGAACCGGGGCCTCGCGCAGGGCAAGACACCCGCGCGGCCACCTCGGACGGCTGCGCGCTGGGCGAACACGCGCACGGGCCCCGGGCGGTCCGGGGCCCGGCCGGACGGCCCCCGACGGCGTGGGAGACTTGCCGGCGTGAGCGCGAACGAGAGCCCCGCGGGCCGGCAGCCGACAGCGACCTACGACAGTGCCTTCCTCAAGGCGTGCAGGCGCGAGCCCGTGCCGCACACGCCCGTCTGGTTCATGCGGCAGGCCGGGCGCTCCCTGCCGGAGTACCGCAAGGTCCGCGAGGGCGTGGCGATGCTCGACTCCTGCATGCGGCCCGACCTGGTCACCGAGATCACCCTCCAGCCGGTCCGCCGGCACGGCGTGGACGCGGCGATCTACTTCAGCGACATCGTCGTCCCGCTCAAGGCCATCGGCATCGACCTCGACATCAAGCCCGGCGTCGGACCGGTCGTCGAGCAGCCCGTCCGCACCCGCGCCGACCTGGCCCGGCTGCGCGACCTCACCCCCGAGGACGTCGCGTACGTCACCGAGGCCATCGGCATGCTCACCGACGAACTCGGCGCCACCCCGCTGATCGGCTTCGCCGGCGCGCCTTTCACCCTCGCGAGCTACCTCGTCGAGGGCGGCCCGTCCCGCACGTACGAGAACGCCAAGGCGATGATGTACGGCGACCCGCAGCTCTGGGCCGACCTGCTCGACCGCCTCGCCGACATCACCGCGGCCTTCCTGAAGGTGCAGATCGAGGCGGGCGCGAGCGCCGTCCAGCTCTTCGACTCCTGGGCCGGTGCCCTCGCCCCGGTGGACTACCGCCGCTCGGTGCTGCCCGCCTCCGCGAAGGTCTTCGACGCCGTCGCGGACTACGGCGTCCCGCGCATCCACTTCGGTGTCGGCACCGGTGAGCTGCTCGGCCTGCTGGGCGAGGCCGGCGCGGACGTCGTCGGCGTCGACTGGCGCGTCCCGCTCGACGAGGCCGCCCGCCGGGTCGGCCCCGGCAAGGCGCTCCAGGGCAACCTCGACCCGACCGTCCTGTTCGCCGGCACCGAGGCCGTCGAGACCAAGGCCCGCGAGGTCCTGGAGTCGGCCGCCGGGCTGGAGGGCCACGTCTTCAACCTCGGCCACGGCGTGATGCCGTCCACCGACCCGGACGCGCTGACCCGCCTCGTGGAGTACGTCCACACGCAGACCGCCCGGTAGAACGGCGGAACGGCGGCCCCCGTTCCGTCCGTTCGGCTGACGTGAGCGGCCCCCCGGCCCGATAATCGTCGGCGACGGCGAAACGGGGGGCGCGGTGGCGGGGGACGTGGAGGGGGCGCTTCCCCGACGGGTCCAGATCCAGGGCCGCGACGGCGTGCCGGCCGGTTCCGGCGTCCTGATCACCCCTTCCTACGTCCTGACCTGCGCCCATGTCGTGAGCGGCGCGCTGGGCCTCGACCCGCACAGCGACGACGGCCCCCGCGCCTCGGTGCGCGTGACGCTGCTCGGCACGCCGGACGAGCCTCCCGAGGAGACCACGGCCGAGGTGCTCCCCGGCTGCTGGCTGCCCCTGCGCGACTCCTCCGGCGACGCCGCGCTGCTCGCCCTGAACCGGACCGCGCCGCCACCCTCCCCGTTCCGGGCCGGTGTGGCCGAGGCCGGTCAGCAGGTCCGGCTCCTCACCCCCGACGGGGAGCTTCGGGCCGCCGTCCGCGAGGCGCCCGCACCGGACACCCCGGACGGCTGGGGACGGCTCGACTTCGACGTGGAGTCACCGCGGCCGGGCTTCAGCGGCAGCGCGGTGATCAACGCCGAGGGCGCCGTGGTCGGCATCGTGACCGCCCTCCAGCACCCTCCGGACGGGCGGCACGGCCGGTTCCTGCCGCTCTCGGCGGCCCTGGACCGCATCCCCGGCCTGGCCCCGGCCGACGGCCTCGCCCTGCGGGAGCACGGCGAACTGGTGGAGTCCCTGGTGGCGGTGCCCGTGGTGCGGGACCCGTTGCTGTTCCCCCTGCTGGTGGACGAGCTGCGGACGGGCCTGCCGCCCGGGACCGACCTGGGGCCGGACGGGGTCGTGTCCACCCGGGGCAGGGCGATGCACCTGGTGCGGCAGCTCGGGCGGGACGCACGCAGCCTGCGCCTCCTGGTCGACGTACTGCGGGTGTACGACCCCGGCAGCGCGGAACTGGAGGCGTTCGCGGCGCTGGTGGACAAACTCTCGGCGCCCTCGCTGCTGCCGGTCGGCGCGGTGGGGGACCAGGGGACCTGGGAGCGTACGGTCGAGCGGCGGCGGGGGAGGAAACGGCGGCCCTTCGTCATCCGTTCTGCGGTCGAGCCGCCCGTTCTCGCCTTCGACGTGGGCCCGGCCTGGGAGGAGACGGCCTACCACCTCACGTGCCGGGTCACGAGGCCGGACGGCAGCACCTACACGCTCTGGTCGGACCGGTCCGTGCCCCGCGAGGACTTGCAATGGGTGGTCCGAGACGTCGTACGCCGGTTCGAGGCGCAGGAGCCGGGGCCTGCCCCGCTGATCGAGTTCGTGCTGCCGTACTCCCTGCTGACTCTGCCCGTGGACCTCTTCCTCGTCGCGACGGACCCCGTACCGTCGGCGCTCGGCTGGGGCTACCCGGTCGTCGTGCGCCCCGCCGAACTGACGGGTCTGTACAGCGGACGTAGGCGCTGGCACCGGCGGTGGGACCGGCTCAAGGACACACCTCCCGCGGCACGCGAGCCGCGCTGGGTGGAGGGAGCCGGGGGCCGGGCCCTGATCCTCGACGCCACCGAACTGACGTTTCCGCCCGCCGCGGACGAGGTCGCCACGGACCAGGTCGCCTTCGCCCTGCTCCAGGGCGTCCCGGTGTTCATCTGGACGCCGGACCCGCGGCCCGCGACCCAGGCCGCCCTCATGGAGCTGGCGCGCACCGTCCCCCTGGAGCAGATCCCGGACGCCGTCCGGTCCTGGCGGGCACGGCAGGCAGTCGAGTACAGCGCCGGTGGCCCTGCCCGCGTGACCCTTGTCTACGCCGACCCTGAACGGCCGCTGCCGGTGGAGCTGTCGGAGCTGCTGGACGCCCCCGGCGACGGCGGTGCCCCGTGATGAACCCGGCCGCGCTGCTGAGCGCACTGCGCCCCCTGGACGGCGGCCCGCGTCTCACCGCAGACCTGGTCGTCGACGACGCGCCCTCGATGGAGTTGTGGACCCAGGCCGTCCACGATCTGCGCACCGCCCTCGACCAGGCCCCCTTCGACGACGTGCGCGTCCACACCATCGACAGCTCCGCCCCGGGCGAACTGCGGCTCGACGCCACCCCCGAGCCCACGCCGGGACACCAGGCACTGCTCGTGTTCAGCGACTGTGTGGGCCCCGCCTGGCAGGACGGCCGTGCCGTCGAGCTGCTCGAACGGCGGGGCCGTTCCTGCGCGACCGCCGTGCTGCACCCCCTGCCCCCGCCGCTGCGGCACCGCGCGGCCGTTCCGCTCGCCCCGTTCCGCTGGCGTGCGGCCCGCCCCGGCACCCCCACCGCCTGGCTGGAATGCCTTCTCCGGCCGGGCAGCCTGGAGGCGGCCGCCGGACTGCGCGCCGAGAGCGCGGTCCCGTTGCTGCCCCTGGACGACGAGGGTGCCGTCGAGGGCTGGGCCCGGCTCGTGGCCGGTCCCACGAGCGGCTGGTACGACGGCGAGGGCATCCCCTCCGGCGCCGGAACCGGCGTCTGGGCGGACCTCGCGCCGCCCGCGCCGAGCACCGAACCCGCCGCCCTCATCCGGACGTTGGAGGATCTCGCCGGACCCGTGCCGGTGCGTCTCGCCGCGCTGCTCGCGGTGTCCCCGCTCGTCACCGTAGATCTCCTGCGTGCCCTGCGCCGCGACCTGCTGCCGGGGACGGCCGGGGCGGCCGGGACGGACGGGGCCGTCGCCGAGGTCTTCTACAGCGGTCTGCTGGTCCGCGCGCCCGAGCGTGACCGGGACGCCGGTGGACAGCGCGCCCACGTCCTGCGCGACGGAGCGGCCGGGCTGCTCACCGAGCGGCTGACCCGCTCCGACGCCGGCCGCGCGCTGGAACTGGCCGGGACGATCCTGCCCCCGGCCGTCTGGGCGCGCGGCAGCGGCCCGCTCCCGTCGGTCACGCCCGCGCGCTCCCCGCGGCGCGTCCGCCGGGACGGCCCGCCCCTGAGCGTCCGCGGTGTCGCGCCCCCGCGCAACCAGCACTTCGTGGGCCGGGAGGAACTCCTGCGGACGATCCGCGCGGCCCTGGTCCGCCCCGACGGCGACGGACTCTGCGTGCTGCACGGGATCGCGGGCGTCGGCAAGACGACGACCGCGCGCGAGTACGCCCACCGGTACGGCGACGACTACGACTTCGTCTGGTGGTGCCGGGCGGCGGACGACCAGAGCCTCGCCCTGTCCCTCGACCGGCTCGGCCAGGCCCTGTCCGTGCCGGGCCCGCGCGACGGCCGGGGGTCGGTGGACGCCGTGCTCGACCGGCTGCGCACCGGCCGCGTCGACCGCGGCTGGCTCCTGGTGCTGGACAACGCGGGCTCCCCGGAGAAGCTCTTCGAGTACCTTCCGCTCGACGCCGGGCACATCCTGGTCACCAGCCGTCACACCAGATGGGCCGAACGGGCCGAACACCCTTTACGCGTCGGGCCGTTGGACCGCGACGAGAGCCGGGCGCTGCTGCGCGACTCCGCGGACTGGCTCACCGACGAGGAGGCCGACGCGGTCGCCGGGCGCGCCGGGAACCTGCCGCCGCTGCTGATCCAGCTCGGCCGCTCGCTGGCCCAGCGCCGGCTGAGCGTGACCGACCATCTGGAGGGCTTCGACCGGCTCTGCGCCGAGCTGCTGCTGCGCGGCGGCCCGGCCGAGTACGACGTCCGGCTCGCCGCGGTGTGGAAGGAAGCGGTGGCGGAGCTGGGCGAGACCGACCCGGCCGCCGCCGAACTGTTGCGGGTGCTGATCTCTCTGGGGACCGGCCCGGTCTCCTTCGAGCTGCTGTCCGCGGTCACCGGGCCGGGGCCGGGGCCGGACGACGCCGGACCGGACGGTGTGCTGCACGACAAGATCGGCCTCGATCTCGCCCTGCGGCGGCTCGCCGACGAGGCGCTGGCCGTCGTCGACCGCGATGTCGTCGAGACGCATCCGGCCCTGCACACCGTCATGCGGGCCACGGTGATGGGGCCCAACGAGCGAGCGGCTGCCGAACGGTCCGCGCTGGCCCTGCTCTCGGCCGCCCTCCCCAAGGACCCGATCGACCCCGCCGATCCCGCCGATCCCGTGGCCCGGGCCCGGATCGCCGAGATCGCCCACCGGCTCGACCTGCCGGCGGCACTGCGCGAGCCACCGGAGACCACCGGCGCGCTGGTCCTCGCCGTGATCGAGCACCATGCCGCCGTCGGGGACGCCGAGGTCGCCGCGCGGCAGGCCCGTGCCGCGCTCGCCGTCTGGTCCCGCTCCCTCGGACCCGACGACCCGGCCCTCCTCGCCTTCCGCGCCCACGCCGAACGGGTGCCCGCCTGAACGAACCGACGCGTCCCAGCCCGCCCTCGCGCACGACCGAAGGAACCGCCTTGCGCCTGCTGACCGACAACCCCGTCACCGAACCCGCCGACGACGCCTTCCACTTCGGGCCCTACGTCAGCATGCTGCACGCCGCCGTCGAACGGGCCGAGCCCCTGCCGCTCACCGTCGGTGTGTTCGGCTCCTGGGGCACCGGGAAGTCGAGTCTGCTGCGGCTGTGGGAGCACCGGCTGAAGGAGAAGAAGGTCCCCACCATCTGGTTCAACCCCTGGAAGTACGACCGCAAGGTGGAGGTGTGGGCGGCGCTGCTGCACACCATCCTGGCGGAGATGGAGACGAAGCAGGGGCTGCGGGAGAAGGCCCTGCGCCTCGCCAAGGCCGCCACCTGGCTCTCCGTGCGCGCCGGTCTCGGCACGGCCGCCTCGCTGGCCACCGGCGGGGTGGTCAAGAGCGGTGACGTCGACACGATGCTCACCGAACTCGCCGAGGGGGACGCCGAGCAGTACCGGCAGATCAACCGCTTCGAGAACGACTTCCGGGACGCGGTGGAGGAGTTCGTCGGCACCGACGGGCGACTGGTCGTCTTCGTGGACGACCTGGACCGCTGTACGCCGGAGTCGGCGATGACCGTCCTGGAGTCGCTGAAGCTCTTCCTCGGCGAGTCCCGCTGTGTGTTCGTCCTCGCCCTCGACCTGGACGTGCTGGCCGCCGTCGCCACCAACAAGTTCGGCGACGCGTTCAAGGACGCGCCCGCCGAGGTGGTGTCCGGGCTGGCCTATCTCGACAAGATCGTCCAACTGCCGTTCTTCCTGCCCGACGTCTCCTTCGAGACCCTGCGCTCGGCGTTCGCGTCGTACGTCGTGCAACGGGAGGACGACGACGACTTCTGGGAGCTGCTGCGGCGCGGGCTCGGCGCCAATCCGCGGCGCCTGAAGCGTTTCGTGAACGTCTTCAACATGGCCCTGGGGATCGCCGCCGCCCAGGCCGGATCCGCACAAGACCGGGCGTTCCGGCTCCAGTTGGCGGCTCTCCTGGTGATCCGCAGCCGGCACCGCGACTTCTTCCATCTGCTCGCGGCCGACCCCACGTCCTGGGAGACCCTCGTCACCTTCTTCCGGCGCCGCCAGGACACACCCGAGAAGCGCGAACAGCACCGGCTCGCCCTGCCGACCGAGTTGGACCCCTTCGCCGACGACCGGACCCTGGAGGCGCTGCTCGCCTGGCGCGGCGGCCCCGTCGGGGTCCCGTCCGTGGAGACCGTCCGCTCGATGATCACCACGGTGCGCACCACGACCGGCCCGGACCGGCTGAGCGCGGCGGATCTGTAGGCGTCCGCCCCGCTCTCACCACGTGTGCCGGGGCCGTGCCCGTCTGCCGAACAGCAGGCCGCGCGGCTCCGGCG encodes:
- a CDS encoding KAP family P-loop NTPase fold protein, yielding MRLLTDNPVTEPADDAFHFGPYVSMLHAAVERAEPLPLTVGVFGSWGTGKSSLLRLWEHRLKEKKVPTIWFNPWKYDRKVEVWAALLHTILAEMETKQGLREKALRLAKAATWLSVRAGLGTAASLATGGVVKSGDVDTMLTELAEGDAEQYRQINRFENDFRDAVEEFVGTDGRLVVFVDDLDRCTPESAMTVLESLKLFLGESRCVFVLALDLDVLAAVATNKFGDAFKDAPAEVVSGLAYLDKIVQLPFFLPDVSFETLRSAFASYVVQREDDDDFWELLRRGLGANPRRLKRFVNVFNMALGIAAAQAGSAQDRAFRLQLAALLVIRSRHRDFFHLLAADPTSWETLVTFFRRRQDTPEKREQHRLALPTELDPFADDRTLEALLAWRGGPVGVPSVETVRSMITTVRTTTGPDRLSAADL